The following coding sequences lie in one Arabidopsis thaliana chromosome 3, partial sequence genomic window:
- a CDS encoding RING/U-box superfamily protein (RING/U-box superfamily protein; FUNCTIONS IN: zinc ion binding; EXPRESSED IN: 24 plant structures; EXPRESSED DURING: 15 growth stages; CONTAINS InterPro DOMAIN/s: Zinc finger, RING-type (InterPro:IPR001841), Zinc finger, C3HC4 RING-type (InterPro:IPR018957); BEST Arabidopsis thaliana protein match is: RING/U-box superfamily protein (TAIR:AT1G55530.1); Has 11106 Blast hits to 11075 proteins in 297 species: Archae - 0; Bacteria - 6; Metazoa - 2940; Fungi - 1152; Plants - 5266; Viruses - 73; Other Eukaryotes - 1669 (source: NCBI BLink).) yields MSSGVNSTGSAAAAPEVDKMFFCYQCNQTVTISISSSADPFCPICNQGFLEEYEDPNPNQSLNFNPNSSDSFFPMADPFSTLLPLIFGSSAAAPSGMDFMSLFGPSMQPQARSTQQNPQSDAFDPFTFLQNHLQTLRSSGTHFEFVIENHPSDPGNRMPGNFGDYFFGPGLEQLIQQLAENDPNRYGTPPASKSAIDALPTVKVTKDMLKSEMNQCAVCMDEFEDGSDVKQMPCKHVFHQDCLLPWLELHNSCPVCRFELPTDDPDYENRSQGSQGSGDGQGSVEGQQTPRFSIQLPWPFRRQDGSGSGSGAPGTGGGNLETRGEDLD; encoded by the coding sequence ATGTCTTCCGGCGTAAATTCAACTGGCTCCGCCGCAGCAGCACCGGAGGTTGACAAGATGTTCTTCTGCTACCAGTGCAATCAAACAGTCACAATCTCAATTTCCTCATCCGCTGATCCTTTTTGTCCAATTTGTAACCAAGGGTTTCTTGAAGAATACGAAGACCCTAACCCTAATCAATCCCTCAATTTCAACCCTAACTCTTCTGATTCCTTTTTCCCCATGGCCGATCCTTTCTCCACCTTGCTCCCGCTCATATTCGGCTCTTCCGCTGCCGCTCCTTCCGGCATGGACTTCATGAGCTTATTCGGTCCTTCGATGCAACCACAGGCTCGTTCCACTCAGCAGAATCCTCAGTCTGACGCGTTTGATCCGTTTACGTTTCTTCAGAATCATCTCCAGACTTTGCGATCTAGCGGTACGCACTTTGAGTTCGTGATCGAGAATCATCCTTCGGATCCAGGTAATCGTATGCCTGGGAATTTCGGTGATTACTTCTTTGGTCCAGGTCTTGAGCAGTTGATTCAGCAACTAGCTGAGAATGATCCTAATCGTTACGGAACTCCTCCTGCTTCCAAATCCGCCATTGATGCTCTTCCTACTGTTAAGGTAACGAAGGATATGTTGAAATCGGAGATGAACCAATGCGCGGTGTGTATGGATGAGTTTGAGGATGGTAGCGATGTTAAGCAGATGCCTTGTAAGCACGTCTTTCATCAGGACTGTTTGCTCCCTTGGCTGGAGTTGCATAATTCGTGTCCTGTTTGTCGATTCGAGTTGCCTACGGATGATCCTGATTATGAGAACAGGAGTCAAGGAAGTCAGGGGAGTGGTGATGGACAAGGATCGGTTGAGGGTCAGCAGACGCCGAGGTTTAGTATACAACTTCCTTGGCCGTTCAGGAGACAAGATGGCTCTGGTTCAGGCTCGGGAGCACCTGGTACTGGTGGAGGTAATCTTGAGACCAGGGGTGAAGATTTGGATTGA
- a CDS encoding RING/U-box superfamily protein, with protein sequence MGFSPKSVIIVSELESATYDITENYFSLSSDGSFLPSSSRFFCFVVSLSRSEKFAESVMSSGVNSTGSAAAAPEVDKMFFCYQCNQTVTISISSSADPFCPICNQGFLEEYEDPNPNQSLNFNPNSSDSFFPMADPFSTLLPLIFGSSAAAPSGMDFMSLFGPSMQPQARSTQQNPQSDAFDPFTFLQNHLQTLRSSGTHFEFVIENHPSDPGNRMPGNFGDYFFGPGLEQLIQQLAENDPNRYGTPPASKSAIDALPTVKVTKDMLKSEMNQCAVCMDEFEDGSDVKQMPCKHVFHQDCLLPWLELHNSCPVCRFELPTDDPDYENRSQGSQGSGDGQGSVEGQQTPRFSIQLPWPFRRQDGSGSGSGAPGTGGGNLETRGEDLD encoded by the coding sequence ATGGGCTTCAGCCCAAAATCTGTAATCATCGTTTCTGAGTTGGAGTCGGCCACATATGACATAACTGAGAATTACTTTTCTCTCTCCTCTGACGGTTCTTTTCTTCCTTCGTCctctcgttttttttgtttcgtcgTCTCTCTCTCGCGCTCTGAAAAATTCGCAGAATCCGTCATGTCTTCCGGCGTAAATTCAACTGGCTCCGCCGCAGCAGCACCGGAGGTTGACAAGATGTTCTTCTGCTACCAGTGCAATCAAACAGTCACAATCTCAATTTCCTCATCCGCTGATCCTTTTTGTCCAATTTGTAACCAAGGGTTTCTTGAAGAATACGAAGACCCTAACCCTAATCAATCCCTCAATTTCAACCCTAACTCTTCTGATTCCTTTTTCCCCATGGCCGATCCTTTCTCCACCTTGCTCCCGCTCATATTCGGCTCTTCCGCTGCCGCTCCTTCCGGCATGGACTTCATGAGCTTATTCGGTCCTTCGATGCAACCACAGGCTCGTTCCACTCAGCAGAATCCTCAGTCTGACGCGTTTGATCCGTTTACGTTTCTTCAGAATCATCTCCAGACTTTGCGATCTAGCGGTACGCACTTTGAGTTCGTGATCGAGAATCATCCTTCGGATCCAGGTAATCGTATGCCTGGGAATTTCGGTGATTACTTCTTTGGTCCAGGTCTTGAGCAGTTGATTCAGCAACTAGCTGAGAATGATCCTAATCGTTACGGAACTCCTCCTGCTTCCAAATCCGCCATTGATGCTCTTCCTACTGTTAAGGTAACGAAGGATATGTTGAAATCGGAGATGAACCAATGCGCGGTGTGTATGGATGAGTTTGAGGATGGTAGCGATGTTAAGCAGATGCCTTGTAAGCACGTCTTTCATCAGGACTGTTTGCTCCCTTGGCTGGAGTTGCATAATTCGTGTCCTGTTTGTCGATTCGAGTTGCCTACGGATGATCCTGATTATGAGAACAGGAGTCAAGGAAGTCAGGGGAGTGGTGATGGACAAGGATCGGTTGAGGGTCAGCAGACGCCGAGGTTTAGTATACAACTTCCTTGGCCGTTCAGGAGACAAGATGGCTCTGGTTCAGGCTCGGGAGCACCTGGTACTGGTGGAGGTAATCTTGAGACCAGGGGTGAAGATTTGGATTGA